One genomic region from Sulfurimonas sp. encodes:
- a CDS encoding FecR domain-containing protein produces MKLNRVVFVVLLSLSTLLASSLSEVKEEKISFIQFKKITLENLFDYLSSRYDVNIVLEEPMLRYYTTSLRLKKVTIEDILKIVTKEHNLHYMKKNQTYHISSRKKYHADNYNEQNYTTRSVKIQYASIIDVVLLLKDVMHGTVVVRSNTENKPYSGLFDASPKLETWKFEDSGENNMLPQPESAGGSSSSDTPKQIDTDKLEKMSGKIIIADEDKVLPSRLLYVVPFINENIIYLISKDKDLIDKAKGYILEVDQPIKEVLIQGKIISVDIGDEFTSAFDFITQSSDVSTPVANSMISAGNVQYSFLNSLTSANIEILQTDNKAKTIASPMLLATNRTTAKLDLIEEVSILKGWTAGSVSQGGTGGGGNVVIQPTPIYKTEKIGTSFQLIPSINDDGRILLKIRIETSTVKPGSQNMLVAQADGSFKPEKFDGVNVNVIETTLITKHGQGIVLGGLINESIKKIESKVPILGDIPGLGFFFKDVEDVEKKSETIVILTPYIVDLNNQTTQEMLDAVKDDIKKDHNILKDDEVKLDSKKIIDNVLDRDTLEINKDLNPVKAKKDKKKKVLTPSEIKIQNFLQEDNL; encoded by the coding sequence ATGAAATTAAATAGAGTAGTTTTTGTTGTGCTATTGAGTTTAAGCACACTTCTTGCATCATCACTTAGCGAAGTAAAAGAGGAAAAAATCTCTTTTATTCAATTTAAAAAGATTACACTTGAAAATCTTTTTGATTACCTTTCATCACGATATGATGTAAATATTGTCTTAGAAGAGCCTATGCTACGCTACTATACGACTAGTTTACGATTGAAAAAAGTTACTATAGAGGATATCCTTAAAATAGTAACTAAAGAGCATAATCTTCATTATATGAAAAAAAATCAAACTTATCATATCTCTAGTCGTAAAAAATATCATGCTGATAATTACAATGAACAAAATTATACTACTAGAAGTGTAAAGATACAATATGCTTCAATAATAGATGTAGTGCTGCTTCTAAAGGATGTAATGCATGGAACAGTTGTAGTAAGGAGTAATACAGAGAATAAACCATACAGTGGACTCTTTGACGCATCACCGAAACTTGAAACTTGGAAGTTTGAAGATTCTGGGGAGAATAATATGTTACCCCAACCGGAAAGTGCAGGTGGGAGCTCTAGTAGTGATACTCCTAAACAGATAGATACTGATAAATTAGAGAAAATGAGTGGTAAAATAATAATAGCAGATGAAGATAAGGTTCTTCCTAGCCGCCTCCTGTATGTTGTACCGTTTATCAATGAAAATATTATATATCTTATATCTAAAGACAAAGATTTAATAGATAAGGCAAAGGGCTATATTCTTGAGGTTGATCAACCAATTAAAGAGGTGCTTATACAAGGTAAAATTATTAGTGTAGATATAGGAGATGAATTTACATCAGCTTTTGACTTTATAACTCAATCTTCTGATGTTTCAACACCCGTAGCAAATAGTATGATTTCTGCTGGAAATGTTCAGTATTCTTTTTTAAACTCATTAACCAGTGCAAATATTGAAATATTGCAAACAGATAACAAGGCAAAAACTATAGCATCTCCAATGTTACTTGCAACTAATCGTACTACAGCAAAACTAGACCTTATAGAAGAGGTGTCTATTCTTAAGGGTTGGACTGCAGGAAGTGTTTCTCAAGGTGGAACAGGAGGTGGTGGAAATGTTGTTATACAACCAACACCCATATATAAAACCGAAAAGATTGGAACAAGCTTTCAGCTAATTCCTTCAATAAACGATGACGGGAGAATATTGCTTAAAATTAGGATAGAGACTTCTACAGTAAAACCTGGTTCACAAAATATGCTAGTGGCACAGGCAGATGGTAGTTTTAAGCCTGAAAAATTTGATGGTGTAAATGTAAATGTTATAGAGACTACGCTTATCACAAAGCATGGGCAAGGAATAGTGTTAGGTGGTTTAATTAATGAAAGTATAAAAAAAATAGAGAGTAAAGTACCTATATTAGGAGATATTCCTGGACTTGGATTTTTCTTTAAAGATGTTGAAGATGTAGAAAAAAAAAGTGAAACTATAGTTATTCTAACTCCATATATTGTTGATTTAAATAATCAAACTACTCAAGAAATGCTAGATGCTGTAAAAGATGATATAAAAAAAGATCACAATATTTTAAAAGACGATGAAGTTAAACTAGACAGTAAAAAAATTATAGATAATGTGCTTGACAGGGATACTTTAGAGATTAATAAAGATTTAAATCCAGTAAAAGCAAAAAAAGATAAAAAGAAAAAAGTTCTTACTCCAAGTGAGATAAAAATTCAAAATTTCTTACAAGAGGATAACTTATGA
- a CDS encoding SH3 domain-containing protein, whose protein sequence is MKIMIIAFFSIVLLWGEESSLVTRAVTKLIDENKKIQSQLHSQKKQIEALQQQIDKLISSKNLSFKSYKAHIGAKVLNIRSGPGFNYRIITSLKKGEKVLVVDSTHRTWYKIYKNNQEGWAYAKWIIINNNNK, encoded by the coding sequence ATGAAGATTATGATAATCGCTTTTTTTTCTATAGTGCTTTTATGGGGAGAAGAATCTAGTCTTGTTACTCGTGCTGTTACAAAGTTGATTGATGAAAATAAAAAGATTCAATCACAACTACATTCACAAAAAAAACAGATTGAAGCTTTACAGCAGCAGATAGATAAATTAATAAGTTCCAAAAACTTATCCTTTAAATCATATAAGGCACATATAGGGGCAAAAGTTTTAAATATTCGCTCTGGTCCAGGATTCAACTATAGGATAATTACTTCATTAAAAAAAGGAGAAAAAGTTTTAGTTGTTGATTCAACACACCGAACATGGTATAAAATCTATAAAAATAATCAAGAAGGCTGGGCTTATGCCAAATGGATTATTATAAACAATAATAACAAGTAG
- a CDS encoding GspE/PulE family protein — translation MRNLKIFEDELLKELIDKNIIDKKERNRLLRERIVKKTPLLQNIANSKEIETQSLLEILARLYDATILDNEDTIVVNDSLVADSLFKEHGAVLGKIDDTQAEFYLFEPIFDASWSSIESTLQKNCVRFIVTLDTYERISEDIKKNIEYKKNHAITSNEQLHSLPEDKVAILFADELLQKTLETKASDVHIEPKKDGFRVRFRINGMLQEFGEYEKEFFPLVSSRLKLLSGLNIAEKRDTQDGALVFKAIENDKEVDVPFRISVMPTIYGEKIVLRRLSGGDEVIRLDDLKMGDDISMYWKKAIKNPYGIILISGPTGSGKSTTLFAALNEINHSNINITTVEDPVEFKIPGVNQVQINSYKVSFATALRSILRQDPDVIMIGEIRDYETAEIALRASLTGHLVFSTIHTNDAASVVTRLIDMGVEPFLVASSLVGVLAQRLVRILCPECKQEHTLGFIECQRLSISKETVVYKAKGCRKCHNSGYVSRQGIYEFLIFDDHIKKMINNKTSDIEIRNYAIKTYGMPTILESAKKLMLSGDTSYEELIKVASE, via the coding sequence ATGAGAAATTTAAAAATATTTGAAGATGAACTTTTAAAGGAATTAATAGATAAAAATATCATTGATAAAAAAGAGCGTAACCGTCTCTTAAGAGAGAGGATAGTCAAAAAAACTCCTCTACTGCAAAATATTGCAAACTCAAAAGAGATAGAAACTCAAAGCTTGCTTGAAATATTGGCTAGACTTTATGATGCTACTATACTTGATAACGAAGATACTATAGTTGTTAATGACTCTTTAGTAGCAGATAGCTTGTTTAAAGAGCATGGTGCTGTTCTTGGCAAAATAGATGATACTCAAGCAGAGTTCTATCTTTTTGAGCCTATCTTTGATGCATCTTGGAGTAGTATAGAATCTACATTACAAAAGAACTGTGTAAGATTTATAGTCACATTAGATACTTATGAACGCATTAGTGAAGATATTAAAAAAAATATTGAATATAAAAAAAATCATGCGATTACTAGCAATGAGCAGTTACACTCTCTTCCAGAAGATAAAGTTGCTATTCTATTTGCAGATGAGCTACTCCAAAAAACATTAGAAACAAAAGCCTCTGATGTTCATATAGAACCAAAAAAAGATGGATTTCGTGTGCGTTTTCGTATCAACGGTATGTTGCAGGAGTTTGGTGAGTATGAGAAAGAATTTTTTCCATTAGTGAGTTCTCGCTTAAAACTACTGAGTGGTTTAAATATTGCAGAGAAAAGAGATACTCAAGATGGAGCATTGGTTTTTAAGGCAATAGAGAATGATAAAGAGGTTGATGTTCCTTTTCGTATATCAGTTATGCCTACTATATATGGCGAAAAAATTGTACTTAGACGCTTAAGTGGAGGCGATGAAGTGATAAGACTTGATGATTTGAAAATGGGTGATGATATATCTATGTATTGGAAGAAAGCAATTAAGAATCCCTATGGAATTATTTTGATTTCAGGACCTACGGGAAGTGGAAAGTCAACAACACTTTTTGCCGCATTAAACGAGATAAATCATTCAAATATTAATATTACAACAGTTGAAGATCCTGTGGAGTTTAAAATTCCAGGTGTAAATCAGGTACAAATAAATTCATACAAAGTTTCTTTTGCTACCGCTTTGCGCTCTATTCTTAGACAGGATCCAGATGTAATAATGATTGGAGAAATACGTGATTATGAAACAGCCGAGATAGCTCTTCGTGCTTCACTTACTGGGCACTTGGTCTTTTCAACAATTCATACTAATGATGCTGCTAGTGTTGTTACTAGATTAATAGATATGGGAGTTGAACCATTCTTAGTCGCATCTTCACTTGTAGGGGTGCTTGCGCAGAGACTTGTGCGTATTTTGTGCCCTGAGTGCAAACAGGAACATACTCTAGGTTTTATAGAGTGTCAAAGACTTAGTATAAGTAAAGAAACAGTTGTTTATAAAGCAAAAGGCTGCCGCAAGTGTCATAATAGCGGTTATGTTTCACGTCAAGGTATCTATGAGTTTTTAATTTTTGATGATCATATAAAAAAAATGATAAATAATAAAACTAGCGATATTGAGATTCGTAACTATGCTATTAAAACATATGGTATGCCAACAATTCTTGAATCTGCAAAAAAATTAATGCTGAGTGGTGATACTTCTTATGAAGAGTTGATAAAAGTGGCTTCTGAATGA
- a CDS encoding type II secretion system F family protein, with protein MKKTPLAHFIRNNVRSVSAKNRINFFRQMSILTHAGITLLDALKMMRRSAKGPIKQMVCDMIQLIEQGNELSKISEYYVKFYDRTIASMLKAGEETGTLPEVMQQIYINLQRSYKFKRKIKGAMIMPLATLIIAIGVIFFMALYVIPAFSTFLEGMGSGLPPLTKFVVDTSNIIIKEWENILIYSFGFIFSFITIYSVIKPFKYGMHYLFLYIPVIGPIILFSTLSNFSNNMSKLLGSGIGVIESITIANGSDGLLPFKKIVDKVVGNVISGRHMSVAFAQDRLIPPIFNDLVQAGEESGNLDDAFEHLAYIYQEETDYKVEILESMIQPVMTILIGVIVGVVAASLVLGMVSLWDT; from the coding sequence ATGAAAAAAACACCACTTGCCCATTTTATTCGAAACAATGTAAGAAGTGTTTCTGCTAAAAATCGCATTAACTTTTTTAGACAAATGTCCATATTAACTCATGCCGGAATCACATTATTAGATGCACTAAAAATGATGAGACGCTCCGCAAAAGGTCCAATTAAACAGATGGTTTGCGATATGATACAACTAATTGAGCAGGGAAATGAATTGTCAAAAATTAGTGAATATTATGTCAAGTTTTATGATAGAACAATAGCTAGTATGCTTAAAGCAGGTGAAGAAACAGGGACGCTTCCTGAAGTGATGCAACAAATTTATATCAACCTACAGCGTTCCTATAAATTTAAGCGTAAAATAAAAGGGGCTATGATAATGCCTCTTGCTACCTTAATCATTGCAATAGGAGTGATATTTTTTATGGCACTATATGTAATTCCCGCTTTCTCCACTTTTTTAGAAGGGATGGGATCTGGTTTACCACCATTAACAAAGTTTGTTGTAGATACATCAAATATTATTATAAAAGAGTGGGAAAATATTTTAATATACTCTTTTGGTTTTATTTTTTCATTTATTACAATCTACTCAGTTATTAAACCGTTTAAATATGGTATGCATTATCTGTTTTTATATATACCTGTTATAGGACCAATTATACTTTTTAGTACACTTTCTAATTTTTCAAATAATATGTCTAAACTACTTGGTTCAGGGATAGGGGTTATTGAGAGTATCACTATTGCTAATGGTTCTGATGGCTTATTGCCATTTAAAAAAATAGTAGATAAAGTAGTAGGTAATGTTATATCAGGAAGGCATATGTCGGTAGCATTTGCACAAGATCGCTTAATACCGCCAATATTTAATGACTTGGTACAAGCCGGGGAAGAGAGCGGTAATCTTGATGATGCCTTTGAACACTTGGCATATATATATCAAGAAGAAACAGACTATAAGGTAGAAATATTAGAATCGATGATTCAACCAGTGATGACAATACTTATTGGAGTTATTGTAGGTGTAGTTGCAGCAAGCTTAGTCCTAGGTATGGTATCACTTTGGGATACATAA
- a CDS encoding YbgC/FadM family acyl-CoA thioesterase, giving the protein MQIKVYYEDTDTGGVVYHSNYLNFCERARSEAFFNIGMTPELENGHFVARKLTAQYYKSAKLGDVLEVKNELKKMKAASFEILQTIYKDSQKIFELDITLAYITFEGKPQKLDADTKDLVISLFE; this is encoded by the coding sequence ATGCAAATAAAAGTTTATTATGAAGATACTGACACAGGTGGAGTAGTGTATCATTCTAACTATCTTAACTTTTGTGAAAGAGCTAGAAGTGAGGCTTTTTTCAATATTGGAATGACACCAGAGCTTGAAAATGGCCATTTTGTTGCAAGAAAATTAACAGCACAGTATTATAAAAGTGCTAAATTAGGCGATGTTTTAGAAGTAAAAAATGAATTAAAAAAAATGAAAGCAGCCTCTTTTGAGATACTACAAACTATATATAAAGATTCACAAAAAATATTTGAGTTAGATATAACTTTAGCTTACATCACTTTTGAAGGAAAACCTCAAAAGCTTGACGCGGATACTAAAGATTTAGTTATATCACTCTTTGAATGA
- a CDS encoding uracil-DNA glycosylase — MKSFQNLLLLQNLYRQKALGFEYIDPFSINIKTSNIEPKTLDELIQNISTCHLCDLSKSRKQSMCGFGNSNAKLMIVDFSVSQNEDSNNSYYIGRSGDSLSNMIKNVLELNTNDVYFTHAIKCKPLNSNTPSSSEWDSCKSYLFSQIDFIKPKIIVTLGEEAYYKLTNEDKDFQSVRGHVIDFQGYKLIPMYHPQYLLRNPELKKITLNDLKTIKSCL, encoded by the coding sequence ATGAAGTCTTTTCAAAATTTACTTCTTCTTCAAAATCTTTATCGTCAGAAAGCTCTTGGATTTGAGTATATTGACCCATTTTCCATAAATATAAAAACTTCAAATATAGAGCCAAAAACATTAGATGAACTAATACAAAATATATCAACTTGTCATCTATGTGATTTAAGTAAATCAAGAAAACAAAGTATGTGTGGCTTTGGCAATTCAAACGCAAAACTAATGATAGTTGATTTTAGTGTTTCCCAAAATGAAGACTCTAACAACTCTTACTATATCGGTAGAAGTGGAGATAGTTTAAGCAACATGATAAAAAATGTTTTAGAACTAAATACCAATGATGTTTACTTTACACACGCCATAAAATGTAAACCATTAAACTCAAATACTCCCTCATCATCTGAGTGGGACTCATGTAAATCTTACCTATTTTCTCAAATAGATTTTATAAAACCAAAAATAATTGTTACTCTTGGTGAAGAAGCTTACTATAAACTAACAAATGAGGACAAAGACTTCCAAAGTGTAAGAGGACATGTGATAGACTTTCAAGGGTATAAGCTTATACCAATGTATCATCCTCAGTATCTACTGAGAAATCCAGAATTAAAAAAAATCACACTAAATGATTTAAAAACTATAAAGAGTTGTTTATGA
- a CDS encoding GGDEF domain-containing phosphodiesterase, translated as MNHKQNKLNINSFLLSSSREVSGVVRKITEFNYKNILIHVSAFMHNTVLVQNLKLELEKVLPDAKLIMLKHENKTQTSLVVYSLDNLQDSQNISDEILKEIQILDNEKTHDLKESKRQLLSRYFTDHLTSFPNMYQLRKDLHDNEKYALVSIAIDDFATINNFYGYMVGDYIIEQVGNYLVQNVDERIYRVSGTEFTLYLEEDLGFYDLKDYLIKLYEKVSNILVLYQGQDINVSLTLASCANYNQDNLFSKVSMALKYAKDKRMPFWIYEDRMNFENEYEKNLSISNIVRKAVQESKIVPYFQPIMDNKTMKVSKYECLARLIDENGKIMSPTMFIPISKRIKVYNYITKTIIEKAFDVFEKNEYEFSINLSMEDILNSGIFKFIMQKLKSSNASKRVIFEIVESEAIQDFDKIARFINEIKRYGAKVAIDDFGDGYSNFSYLTRMKVDYLKIDGSLIKDIDIDKSSLLVVETIVDFANKLGIKTIAEYVHSSTVLDTIKELNIDYSQGYYIDEPLVRIR; from the coding sequence TTGAATCACAAACAAAACAAATTAAATATTAATAGTTTTTTATTAAGCTCTTCAAGAGAGGTTAGTGGCGTTGTTAGAAAAATTACAGAATTTAATTATAAAAATATACTAATTCATGTTTCGGCTTTTATGCATAACACTGTTTTAGTGCAAAATTTAAAGCTAGAGCTTGAAAAAGTACTTCCAGATGCTAAATTAATTATGCTAAAACATGAAAATAAAACTCAGACTTCTTTGGTTGTTTATAGTTTAGATAATCTGCAAGATTCTCAAAATATCAGTGATGAAATATTAAAAGAAATTCAGATTTTAGATAACGAAAAAACACATGATTTAAAAGAATCAAAAAGACAATTACTTAGTAGATATTTTACAGACCATTTAACAAGTTTTCCAAATATGTATCAACTTAGAAAAGATTTACATGATAATGAAAAATATGCTCTTGTTTCTATTGCTATAGATGACTTTGCAACGATTAATAATTTTTACGGTTACATGGTTGGAGATTACATAATTGAGCAAGTTGGAAACTATCTTGTCCAGAATGTTGATGAACGCATCTATAGGGTATCGGGAACAGAGTTTACTCTTTATTTAGAAGAAGATTTAGGTTTTTATGATTTAAAAGATTACCTGATTAAATTATATGAAAAAGTTAGTAATATTTTAGTTTTATATCAAGGTCAAGATATAAATGTAAGTTTAACTCTTGCTTCGTGCGCAAACTACAATCAAGATAATCTTTTTTCAAAAGTTTCTATGGCTTTAAAATACGCAAAAGACAAAAGAATGCCTTTTTGGATTTATGAAGATAGAATGAACTTTGAAAACGAGTATGAAAAAAACTTAAGTATTTCAAATATTGTTCGTAAAGCAGTTCAAGAGTCTAAAATTGTTCCATATTTTCAGCCAATTATGGATAATAAAACCATGAAGGTTTCAAAGTATGAGTGTCTTGCTCGTTTGATTGATGAAAATGGTAAAATTATGTCACCCACTATGTTTATACCAATCTCAAAGCGCATAAAAGTTTATAACTATATTACTAAAACTATCATAGAAAAAGCCTTTGATGTTTTTGAGAAAAATGAGTATGAATTTAGTATAAATCTCTCAATGGAAGATATTTTAAATAGTGGTATATTTAAATTTATCATGCAAAAATTAAAATCAAGCAACGCTTCAAAAAGAGTAATATTTGAGATAGTAGAATCAGAAGCCATACAAGATTTTGATAAAATCGCACGGTTCATAAACGAGATAAAAAGATATGGAGCAAAAGTAGCCATAGATGATTTTGGAGATGGTTACTCGAACTTTTCGTACCTAACTCGCATGAAAGTAGATTATTTAAAAATAGATGGCTCACTTATCAAAGATATAGATATAGATAAAAGTTCACTTTTAGTTGTGGAAACAATAGTGGATTTTGCAAATAAACTAGGCATAAAAACCATTGCTGAATATGTACACTCAAGTACGGTTTTAGATACAATTAAAGAGCTAAACATTGATTATTCTCAAGGTTATTATATTGATGAGCCACTTGTAAGAATAAGATAA
- a CDS encoding methyl-accepting chemotaxis protein has product MEKFNNLSIKIKLFLIFIIPVVALTFQITSAIIDKKSIINEENILSISVGIVTKVSSFVHEIQKERGATAGYLSSNGKKFGAKLKLQRVSTDAKLQELKNLLESSDLDALPSLYINDLKHALSNISSIASIRSQVSSLSMDKAQAISFYTKSNALFLDSIGNLAKFSNDSAIVKELNSYVNFLYSKEKAGVERAVGAAAFSSDSISSPARIKFNNLIAEQNSYIKSFKVLASEEEVSFYEQTMRGKVIDDVQKMRDILLNAKDIGGFNVDASLWFDTISKKITKLKKIEDYITTQFTPSSKMLKDSTNLLIALNNVLHESQKERGATAVYLASKGSKFADVLIKQKEQTDSKIKVFKSKLRNLDISKHTKLFKNSIKKTLKNLASIKKIRKDVKAQSISLKSAILFYTNSNNAMLDVTAGLIRSATKAKSVEYLNTYYAFIMLKERAGIERAVLAAAFSKNQFADGMKVKFVKLVTQQSTYLDTFKANANADVLGFYNKHTSSKVFKDVQAMRDIALSTSSVGGFGVEASTWFSTITKKINLLKKVEDKLSLDLIKHINEIKDSESRSLVMLIAFGIISILISAFFAFMIATFITKSLTSILNAAKDLSSGDGDLTKRLEITSEDEIGDVAKEINKFIHKVQTTVDLVKQGSMENASISEQLQGSSESVKGNIEHESKIVQKATKDVVKISSNLQGSVTDAKSNYEQMKKASTDLVEANVKIQELSQKINKTSETEQELAVKLEELSKNATDVREVLSVIGDIADQTNLLALNAAIEAARAGEHGRGFAVVADEVRKLAENTQKSLFEINASISVIVQSILDASGQMNENAKTVIELVDVSNDVESAIQDSNNIMQEALSTSSKMMQDSQLLSDETSEIANDISNINDISGQNLNSVGEIAIASSHLNKLTTELKSLLDEFKTR; this is encoded by the coding sequence ATGGAAAAATTCAATAACTTAAGTATAAAAATCAAACTTTTTTTGATTTTTATTATCCCTGTCGTAGCTCTTACTTTTCAAATTACTTCAGCAATAATAGATAAAAAAAGTATCATTAATGAAGAAAATATTTTATCCATTTCAGTTGGAATTGTTACTAAGGTTAGTTCTTTTGTTCATGAGATACAAAAAGAAAGAGGTGCAACTGCTGGATATCTGAGTTCAAATGGTAAGAAGTTTGGTGCAAAACTAAAGTTACAAAGAGTCTCTACAGATGCAAAGCTTCAAGAGCTAAAAAATCTTTTGGAATCGTCTGATTTAGATGCTTTACCTTCTCTATACATAAACGACTTAAAACATGCCTTATCAAATATAAGTTCCATTGCAAGTATTAGAAGTCAAGTTAGTTCTTTATCTATGGATAAGGCTCAAGCTATATCTTTTTATACAAAGTCAAATGCTTTATTTTTAGACTCTATTGGTAATTTAGCAAAGTTTTCAAATGACTCTGCGATAGTAAAAGAGCTAAACTCTTATGTGAATTTTTTATACTCAAAAGAAAAAGCTGGAGTAGAGAGAGCAGTAGGTGCAGCAGCATTTTCAAGCGATAGCATCTCCTCACCTGCTCGTATAAAGTTTAACAATCTTATTGCAGAACAAAACAGTTATATAAAAAGTTTTAAAGTTTTAGCGAGTGAAGAAGAAGTTTCATTTTATGAACAAACTATGCGTGGCAAAGTTATAGATGATGTGCAAAAAATGAGAGATATTTTACTAAATGCTAAAGATATAGGTGGGTTTAATGTAGATGCGTCACTTTGGTTTGATACTATTAGCAAAAAAATCACTAAACTAAAAAAGATTGAAGACTATATAACTACTCAGTTTACACCAAGCTCTAAGATGCTTAAAGACTCTACAAATCTTTTGATAGCTTTAAATAATGTCCTTCACGAATCTCAAAAAGAAAGAGGTGCGACGGCAGTATATTTGGCAAGTAAAGGATCAAAGTTCGCAGATGTGTTAATCAAGCAAAAAGAACAAACAGATAGCAAGATAAAGGTTTTTAAATCAAAACTAAGAAATTTAGACATCTCAAAGCACACAAAACTTTTTAAAAATTCAATCAAAAAAACACTTAAAAATCTGGCATCTATTAAAAAAATAAGAAAAGATGTTAAAGCACAAAGTATTTCACTTAAAAGTGCTATCTTATTTTATACAAATTCAAATAACGCTATGTTAGATGTGACAGCGGGTCTTATTCGCTCAGCAACTAAAGCAAAAAGTGTTGAATATTTAAATACTTACTACGCATTTATAATGTTAAAAGAAAGAGCTGGAATAGAAAGAGCAGTTTTAGCAGCAGCATTTTCAAAAAACCAGTTTGCAGATGGCATGAAAGTAAAGTTTGTTAAACTTGTAACACAACAGTCAACTTACCTAGATACTTTTAAAGCAAATGCAAATGCTGATGTTTTAGGATTTTACAACAAACATACATCTTCAAAAGTTTTTAAAGATGTTCAGGCTATGAGAGATATCGCGTTAAGTACATCATCAGTTGGTGGTTTTGGAGTTGAAGCATCTACTTGGTTTAGTACAATTACAAAAAAGATAAATCTACTTAAAAAAGTTGAAGATAAGCTTTCTCTTGATTTGATAAAACATATAAATGAGATAAAAGATAGTGAATCAAGAAGTTTAGTAATGCTGATAGCTTTTGGTATTATTTCGATTTTAATATCAGCATTTTTTGCTTTTATGATTGCTACATTTATAACTAAGTCATTAACAAGTATCTTAAATGCTGCAAAAGATTTAAGTAGTGGAGATGGAGATTTAACAAAAAGACTTGAAATTACATCAGAAGATGAAATTGGTGATGTAGCTAAAGAGATAAACAAGTTTATACATAAGGTGCAAACAACAGTTGATTTGGTTAAGCAAGGAAGTATGGAAAATGCATCTATATCTGAGCAACTCCAAGGGTCTAGCGAGAGTGTTAAAGGCAATATCGAGCATGAAAGTAAGATAGTCCAAAAAGCTACAAAAGATGTTGTTAAAATTAGTTCAAACCTTCAAGGAAGCGTAACTGATGCAAAATCTAACTATGAGCAAATGAAAAAAGCAAGTACAGACTTAGTGGAAGCTAATGTTAAGATTCAAGAGTTAAGTCAAAAGATAAATAAAACAAGTGAAACAGAACAAGAATTGGCAGTAAAACTAGAAGAGTTAAGTAAAAATGCGACAGATGTTAGAGAGGTTCTAAGTGTTATTGGCGATATTGCAGACCAAACAAATTTACTAGCTTTAAATGCTGCTATAGAAGCGGCAAGAGCAGGAGAACATGGGCGAGGGTTTGCTGTAGTTGCTGATGAAGTTAGAAAACTTGCAGAAAATACTCAAAAATCACTCTTTGAGATAAACGCGTCTATAAGCGTTATAGTTCAGTCTATCTTAGATGCTAGTGGGCAGATGAATGAAAATGCAAAAACAGTTATAGAACTTGTTGATGTTTCAAATGATGTAGAGAGTGCAATCCAAGATTCTAACAATATTATGCAAGAAGCCTTAAGTACATCTTCAAAAATGATGCAAGACTCACAGCTTCTTTCAGATGAAACTTCTGAGATAGCAAACGATATTTCAAATATCAACGATATTTCAGGTCAAAATCTAAATAGTGTGGGTGAAATAGCAATAGCATCTTCGCATCTAAACAAATTAACAACTGAACTTAAATCACTACTAGATGAGTTTAAAACGAGGTAA